The Rufibacter sp. DG15C region AGAACGGCACTTGGAAGTACTTCGACGAAAGCGGCAAGAACACCAGAACCGTGGAATACAAGTTCGGGAAGATTGAGTCAGACAAGAAGCACTAATTGGTTGTTAGTTGTTTTAAACTGAGGAATCCGTTTTTGGCCTGTTTTCTGGAAAACAGGCCAAAAACGGATTCTTTTTATACCCTTTCTTCGATTTACAAAAAGCCTATTTTAAGTATTTAGACGAATAATTTGGTCTCCCTCCAACAGTCAACAAGTAGCAATTGACATTTTCAGAAATGCGTTTTTAGCCTAGATTACTGAAAACTGGCCAAAAACGCCAAATCTTTGCCTAACAACCGTTCTTTAAATTTCGGTGATTGGTTTTTGTGCCGTACTTTAGTCGCCTAAACTAGAAACGCAAAACTATGCAGGACGCCCTTACCACTACTCCGCTTCGCAATGACTGGAGCATGGACGAAATCCGCGCGATTTACCATAAACCTGTGCTGGAACTGATTGTAGAAGCCGCCCAGGTACACAAACAATATCAAGCCACCGGCGAAGTGCAGGTATGTACTTTGCTGTCAGTGAAAACCGGGGGTTGCCCCGAGGACTGTGCCTATTGTCCGCAGGCCGCCCGCTACCATACAGACGTGCCCGTGCACAAACTACTGAGCAACGAGGTGGTGTTTGACGCCGCTAAAAAAGCAAAAGACGCCGGTTCTACCCGTTTCTGCATGGGCGCCGCCTGGCGCGAAGTGCGCGACAACCGCGACTTTGACCGCGTGCTGGAAATGGTAGAAGGCGTGAACGACATGGGCTTAGAAGTTTGCTGTACCTTAGGTATGGTGAACGAATACCAAGCCGAGCGCCTAAAACAAGCCGGTCTGTACGCCTACAACCACAACCTGGATACCTCCGAAGAAAACTACAGCAACATCATCACTACCCGTACTTATGATGATCGTCTGCAAACCATTGAAAACGTGCGTCAAGCTGGTATTTCGGTGTGCAGTGGCGGTATCATTGGCTTAGGCGAAACCGACGGTGACCGCATTGCCATGCTGCATGTGTTGAGCAATTTGCCACAGCATCCTGAGTCGGTGCCGGTGAATGCCTTGGTACCCGTAGAAGGAACGCCTTTGGCCGAACAGCCGCGCGTGAGCGTTTGGGAAATGGTGCGAATGATTGCCACCGCCCGTATCCTCATGCCAAAAACCATGGTGCGTCTGTCGGCGGGCCGTCAAGAGATGAGCACGGTGGAGCAGGCCATGTGCTTCCTGGCCGGCGCCAACTCTATTTTCTCTGGTGACAAGCTGTTGACCACGCCTAACCCGGGCTTCAACGATGACCAGGCCATGTTCCAATTGCTGGGCTTGACCCCAAGAAAATCATTCAAGGAAAACTCAGGTTGCGGCGTAAAAGTGGTGGCTCCTGAAGGAGCTTTAGCGGCAGAATAACTCTTACTACATGATGCCAGAACGCCTGTTGCGTCAGTTAGAGGACCGGGCTCAGAAGGGAATTTTGCGTCAACTCCAGAAACCGACAACGGGTTTGGTAGACTTCTGTTCCAATGACTACCTGGGTCTGGCTTCCTCTACAGATTTGACCCAATTGGTGGAGGCCGAACTGGCAGTAAACCACCTGCACGGTGCCACTGGTTCACGATTACTCAGCGGAAACAGCGTATATGCTCAAGACTTAGAGGCGGCTTTGGCGCATTTTCACCGCGCCGAGGCCGCTTTGCTGTTCAACTCTGGCTACGCGGGCAATGTAGGCTTTTTCTCTTCTGTGCCACAGCGCGGGGATACCATTCTCTATGACGAGGCCAGCCACGCGTCCATGAAAGACGGCATCCGGTTGAGCTTCGCGCAGAGCTTTGCGTTCCGGCACAATGACCTGGATGACCTTAAAGCCAAACTGAAACGCGCCCATGGCGATGTCTACGTGGCGGTGGAGTCTCTCTATTCCATGGACGGAGACACGGCTCCTTTGGCAGAGTTAGCGGTTTTTTGCCAAGAGCACGGATTGTACCTGGTAGTGGACGAGGCGCATTCCAACGGCATTTATGGTCTCAACGGTGAAGGTCTGGTAGTTGAACTGGGCTTGGAGGAAAAAGTGTTTGCGCGTATTATGACCTTCGGAAAAGCCTTGGGGGGCCACGGCGCCGCGGTCATTGGCCCGAAAGCCTTGCAAGAGTTTTTGCTGAACTTCAGCAGAGCTTTCATCTACACCACTGCTTTGCCATTCGCCTCCCTAGCCACCATCAAAGCTGCCTATCAGTTACTACCAAGCTTGGACCAAGACCGAGAAACCTTAAAGAAACTGGCTAAACAATACCAAAATCAACTTACAGAATCAGGCGTTTTTGGCCTAAATTCTGGAAAAGGGACTAAAAACGGCCCCATCCAATCCTGGCATCTGGCAGACCCAGTCGCATTAAAACAATTTGCGGGCACTGTGCAGGAAGCGGGATTTGACGTACGGCCCATCTTCTCTCCTACTGTACCAGTGGGCACTGAGCGCCTCCGGATTGTGCTTCATGCCTTTAACACCCAAGAGCAGTTACAACAACTATGCAGTCTTCTCCTTCAGCACAGCCCAAGCGTTATTTTGTAACCGGCATCGGTACAGACGTGGGTAAAACCATCGTCTCGGCCATCCTCACCCAAGCACTTTCAGCAGATTATTGGAAACCCGTTCAAGCCGGAAGCCTGGAGGCCACGGATACCATGCGGGTACAGAGTTTAATCAATAATCCTACTTCGGTTTTTCATCCAGAAGCCTACCGTTTAGCATTGCCCGCATCTCCTCATCTGGCCGCTGCCCAGGAAGGCATTGAAATAGACTTAGAGGCCATCCAGCTTCCTAAAACAGAAAACCATCTAATAGTAGAAGGCGCCGGCGGCGTAATGGTTCCGCTCAATAAAAAGGAACTGGTGCTTGACTTGATATCTAAGTTAAACCTAGAGGTGATTCTCGTGTCCAGAAATTACCTAGGGAGCATCAACCACACGCTCACCACTGTGGAAGTGCTCAAGTCCAGGAACATCCCCGTTGCGGGAATCATCTTCAACGGAACATCTAACCCAAGCACCGAGGAATTCATCAGTAACTACACACATTTGAAAGTCCTTCCAGCGGTATTGGAAGAAGAAGAATTTATGCCCGAAGTGGTGGAGAAATACGTCCAACTTTTCAGAAACGCCTTATAGTCATGCCGAATTTATCCGAGAGAGATGTCCTGGTAAACTGGCATCCGTACACGCAGATGCACACCGCCGCCCCGCCCATCGGCATCACGCGCGGCGAAGGTACTCTGCTGTTTTCTGAGGATGGCCATACCTTTATTGACGCGGTGTCTTCCTGGTGGGTGAACATCCATGGGCACGCACATCCGCACATCGCTGAAAAGGTCAGCGAACAATTACGCACGCTGGAGCACGTGATTTTTGCGGGGTTCACCCATGCCCCAGCGGTGGAATTATCAGAGCGTTTGTTGAAGCTGCTGCCCAACAACCAAGCCCGGGTGTTCTTCTCAGACAACGGTTCTACGGCGGTGGAGGTGGCTATGAAGATGTGCCTGCAGTACTGGTTCGACCGCAACGTTCCTAGAACCAAAATCATCGCCTTCAAAGACAGCTACCACGGCGACACCTTCGGGGCCATGTCGGTGAGCGAGCGTTCTGCCTTTACGAGGCCTTTTCACCAATACCTGTTTGACGTGGTTTTCATTGACGTGCCAGTGGCGGGCCAGGAGGAACAGACGGTTTCGCAGTTACAAGCCGCCTTGTCGACGGGAGACATAGCGGCCTTCATTTTTGAGCCATTGGTGCTTGGCACCGCCGGCATGGTCATGTACGAGCCAGCTGTTTTGGACCGATTGATGAAGCTCTGCCAGGAGCAGCAGGTGTTTACAATCGCAGACGAGGTGATGACGGGCTTTGGTCGGACGGGTAAGCGCTTTGCCTGTGATTACCTGCGCCAGCAACCCGACCTCATGTGCTTCTCCAAAGGTTTGACCGGCGGCACCATGGCCATGGGCATAACCACCTGCACGAACACGATATACAGTTCTTTCCTAAGCGAAGACAAAACCAAAACCTTCTTCCACGGCCACTCCTACACCGCCAACCCCATCGCGTGCTCGGCGGCCCTGGCCAGTTTGGACTTGGTGGAGCAAGCGACTTTCCTAGAGGATTTAGCCAGAATTACGGATTCTCATCAGGCATTCGCGCAGAGTTTACAAGGCAAACCTGGCATTAAAGACATCCGGCAGACGGGGACTATTCTTGCTGTTGAGTTCGCCACGCATACTACCTCTTACTTCAACAACCTACGGGATACGCTCTATAATTTTGCCATTGACAATGGAGTCCTGCTGAGGCCTTTGGGCAATATCGTCTATGTATTGCCTCCTTATTGCGTTACCCAAGAAGAGCTAGAGAAAGTGTACGCGGTCATTATCGGCATGCGGAAACTGGTGGTAAAATCGTTTTCCGCCTGATTTCCAGAAAACAAGCCAAAAACGGAAGAGAGATGCAACAGGAATGGATTGTGGTAAGAGGCATGGGTTCGCTTTCGGGCCTGGGCAGTACGGAGGCTGAAGTGGCTGCGTCCTATGCCACCGGCAAGTCTTGCTTCACTTCTTTGAAAGGAAACCAGAACCTAGCTGTTTCGCCGGTTTCTGCTTCCTCTGAAGAAATGCTCACAGCGCTGTTGGCAGAGAAACCCAAATACGCCTCCTTAGACCGTTCAGTCCTGTTAGCTATTGCGGCCGCCAGGCAAGCAGTTCACCAAGCAGGTTGGGATACCAATGAACATTCCATTGGCATTAACCTTGGCTCCTCCAGAGGGGCGACGGGTTTATTTGAGCAGTTCCATGCGGATTTTCTAAACCATCCAGAGCAGCGGCTTTCTCCCATGGCCTCCCCTAGCACAACCTTAGGCAATCTGGCTAGTTGGGTGGCGCAGGATTTGGCGGTGCAAGGCCCGTTGATAAGTCATTCAGTCACGTGCAGTACGGCGTTGCAGGCAGTAGCCAATGGGGTGGCCTGGTTAAAGGCCGGCATGGCGAAGCGTTTTTTGGTAGGCGGCACCGAGGCGCCGCTCACCGACTTCACCTTGGCCCAGATGCGGGCGATTGGCATCTATTCCCATATTGCAGCCAATGACCAGCCTTGCCGCCCCTTGAACGGACAACAGAATACCTTTGTCCTAGGTGAAGGCGCCGCAATTTTTGCCTTGGAGCGCATGACCGGAGCAGAGATTTCCCTACTGCCCACCCACCAGCGGATAATAGTGGCGGGCGTGGGCATGGGGTTGGAGCAGACGCCCTCAAAAACCGGGGTTTCCAAGGACGGTCAGCATTTTCAAAGGTCCATGCGAGAAGCGCTTCAACAGGCGCAACTTTCTCCTGAGCAAATTGACGCCCTTGTCTTGCATGCCCCCGGCACCAAGGCAGGTGACGCCGCCGAAGTAGCAGCGGTTTCCAGTGTTTTTGGTGAACATCAACCTTCCCTATTCACCAATAAGAATCAGATAGGCCATACTTTGGGAGCCTCTGGGGCCTTGAGTCTCTCTCTGGCCTTGGCGCTCTTGCAGAAGCAATCCATCTCAAAACGGCTTCAACTTTCTTATGCTTCTAGTGCTCCTCTAGCTCCTACAGCGGTGATGGTCAATGCCGCTGGGTTTGGCGGTAACTCGGCCAGCGTGATTTTGCGAACCCTTTAAAATCCTTCTTAGGTTTTGCAGGATTTTAGATCAGCAGGAAATAGTACTTACATAAAGCCCATAGCCACCTTTGTCATCCTGAAAGGACCTTGTGGGCGAACTAAGTAGGCAAAGGCATTGAAACAAAGTGCTCGTTCCTTTTCAATCTAAGGTATTTCTTCTTTAGTAAGCGTGTCTACAGCATGCCCACAAGGTCCTTTCAGGATGACAATAGGGAAAAAGAATACTGTTAGAAGTAAACAATGCCTAATAGCAAATGCAATGTCGATTTTAGCCTTAATTCCAGAAAACAGCCCAAAAACGCCCTGCATAAAAAGAGGAATAAATCTTGTCTAATCCACTCTGGCTTACCGGTATCTAGACTTTGTTTAGTAAATTCGCAGGTTTTATTTACGTTTTATGAAAATCATGAAATTTGGGGGCACGTCTGTGGGTTCAGCAGAACGCATGGGTGCCGTCTCACAACTCCTCCCCACACAGGAGCCGGTGATGGTCGTCTTGTCAGCGATGTCTGGCACTACCAACAGCCTGGTTCAGATTGGGCAGCAGCTGGCGCAACAAGACGTGGCGCAGGCTGAACGTTTCACAAGTCAACTGGAAAATCGCTATAAACAGGTGATTTCTGAGTTATATAAACAGGACGCTTCTAAACACAAGGCCAAACAGGTCATAGACACCACGTTCCAGGACATCAGAAGTACGTTCACTTCTTCGTTCTCTCCTGCCTCTGAGAAAATCATTCTGGCGCAGGGCGAATTGCTGTCTACCCAACTTTTCCAGATTTACATGGAAGAGCAGGGCAAGCAGTCTGTTTTGTTGCCAGCCTTGGAGTTTATGCGCATCACCCAGGATGAAGAGCCAGACCAGGCCTACATCCGGGAGCACCTGCAACAGCAGTTGGCCCAATACCCAGACAACCAACTGTTCATCACCCAAGGCTACATCTGCCGCAATGCCCAGGGCCAGATTGACAACCTGAAGCGCGGCGGCAGTGACTATTCAGCCTCCATTATTGGTGCGGCGGTGCGTGCCCAGGAAATCCAGATTTGGACCGACATTGACGGCATGCACAACAACGACCCGCGCATTGTCAAGAACACCTACCCTATTGCCGAGCTGTCTTTTGACGAGGCCGCGGAGTTAGCTTATTTTGGCGCGAAGATTCTGCACCCGTCCAGCATACTGCCGGCCCAGCAGTTCAACATTCCGGTAAGGCTGTTGAACACTATGCAGCCAGAAGCGCCGGGTACCTTGATTTCGTCTAAGAAAACAGGCAACACCATTAAAGCGGTGGCGGCCAAAGACGGCATCACGGCCATCAAAATCAAGTCCAGCCGTATGCTGTTGGCTTATGGTTTCCTGCGCAGCGTGTTTGAGGTATTTGAGCGTTTCAAGACGCCCATTGACATGATTACCACGTCTGAGGTGGCGGTGTCTCTGACCATTGACAATGATACTAACCTGTCCAGCATAATAGATGCATTGCAAGGCTTCGGGAATGTAGAAATTGACACAGACCTGAGCATCATTTGCGTGGTGGGAGATTTCATGGAAGACAAGCCTGGGGATGCCCTGCGCGTGATTCAGTCCTTGAAGGAGATTCCGTTGCGCATGATATCCTACGGCGGAAGCAAGAACAACATCAGCCTGCTGGTGAACACCAGTCAGAAGAACGATGCCTTGCTGGCTATCAACGAGGGCGTGTTTTTAGAAAGGAGTTTAAACTAATGTTGCAGAACCATCTTTCTGAGATAAGCCAGCACCCTACGCCTTTTTACTTGTATGACCTTGGCCTGTTGCGCCAAACCTTGGCCTCGGCGCAGTTTGAAGCCCAGAAATACGGGTACCAGGTGCACTACGCCCTCAAAGCCAATGCCAACGCGCCTATTCTGGCAGAAGTGCTTGCCCACGGTTTCGGGGCCGACTGCGTGAGCGGCAACGAAGTGCAACGTGCCTTGGATGCCGGCTTCACGCCGGAGCATGTGGTGTTTGCCGGAGTGGGCAAGTCTGACGTTGAAATCAACCTGGCGCTTGACAACAATATCTTTTGCTTTAACTGCGAGTCTAGCCAGGAGCTGGAAGTCATTAATGAATTGGCGGCCGCCAAAGGCAAAGTGGCCCAGGTGGCCCTGCGCATTAACCCGAACGTAGACGCCTATACGCACAAGAACATTACCACCGGTCTGGAAGAAAACAAGTTCGGGATAAACGCCTGGGAACTGGACGCCTTATTACCGCAGCTTGCCCAATGGACCAACTTGAAACTGATTGGCCTGCACTTCCACATCGGGTCGCAGATTACAGATTTGCGGGCCTTTGAGAACCTGTGCACGCGCGTGAATGAGATACAGCAGTGGTTTGAGGACAAGGGCTATACGTTTCCGCATTTGAATGTGGGCGGTGGCCTGGGCGTGGATTATAAGAACCCAGACACCAACACCATTGCAGACTTTGCCAATTACTTTGCCATCTTCCACAGGTTGCTGGAAAAGCGCGAAGGCCAGCAGGTGCATTTTGAATTGGGCCGTGCGCTGGTAGCCGCCAGCGGAACCTTGGTTTCTAAGGTGCTCTACATGAAGCACGGCCAAAAAACCAACTTTGTGATTCTAGACGCCGGCATGACAGAATTGATGCGCCCTGCCTTGTATCAGGCCTATCATCACATAGACAACCTGAGCAGCACGTTGCCCGCCCAGACCTATGACGTGGTAGGACCCATCTGCGAGTCTACAGACAGTTTCTCTAAAGCCATCCAGCTGCCAGAAACCAAACGCGGCGACTTAATGGCCATTAGAACCGCCGGTGCCTACGGCGAGGTGATGGCCAACCAATACAACCTGCGCAACCGTGTACAAGCGGTGTATGTAAATTAACTTCCGTTTTCGGGCTGTTTTCCAAGAAACAGCCCGAAAACGATTTTATTAAAATAGTTTTTAAACGAAGACGCCCAACTTAGATGTCGGGCGCTTTACGTGATTAAACGAACTATTAACAAGCATTATCTTACAAGGCCACTGCCAACTCTGGCGTGGCTTTTTTCTTTTCTTGAGCGGCAATGTAGTGCA contains the following coding sequences:
- the bioA gene encoding adenosylmethionine--8-amino-7-oxononanoate transaminase, which produces MPNLSERDVLVNWHPYTQMHTAAPPIGITRGEGTLLFSEDGHTFIDAVSSWWVNIHGHAHPHIAEKVSEQLRTLEHVIFAGFTHAPAVELSERLLKLLPNNQARVFFSDNGSTAVEVAMKMCLQYWFDRNVPRTKIIAFKDSYHGDTFGAMSVSERSAFTRPFHQYLFDVVFIDVPVAGQEEQTVSQLQAALSTGDIAAFIFEPLVLGTAGMVMYEPAVLDRLMKLCQEQQVFTIADEVMTGFGRTGKRFACDYLRQQPDLMCFSKGLTGGTMAMGITTCTNTIYSSFLSEDKTKTFFHGHSYTANPIACSAALASLDLVEQATFLEDLARITDSHQAFAQSLQGKPGIKDIRQTGTILAVEFATHTTSYFNNLRDTLYNFAIDNGVLLRPLGNIVYVLPPYCVTQEELEKVYAVIIGMRKLVVKSFSA
- a CDS encoding aspartate kinase, translated to MKIMKFGGTSVGSAERMGAVSQLLPTQEPVMVVLSAMSGTTNSLVQIGQQLAQQDVAQAERFTSQLENRYKQVISELYKQDASKHKAKQVIDTTFQDIRSTFTSSFSPASEKIILAQGELLSTQLFQIYMEEQGKQSVLLPALEFMRITQDEEPDQAYIREHLQQQLAQYPDNQLFITQGYICRNAQGQIDNLKRGGSDYSASIIGAAVRAQEIQIWTDIDGMHNNDPRIVKNTYPIAELSFDEAAELAYFGAKILHPSSILPAQQFNIPVRLLNTMQPEAPGTLISSKKTGNTIKAVAAKDGITAIKIKSSRMLLAYGFLRSVFEVFERFKTPIDMITTSEVAVSLTIDNDTNLSSIIDALQGFGNVEIDTDLSIICVVGDFMEDKPGDALRVIQSLKEIPLRMISYGGSKNNISLLVNTSQKNDALLAINEGVFLERSLN
- the bioD gene encoding dethiobiotin synthase, whose amino-acid sequence is MQSSPSAQPKRYFVTGIGTDVGKTIVSAILTQALSADYWKPVQAGSLEATDTMRVQSLINNPTSVFHPEAYRLALPASPHLAAAQEGIEIDLEAIQLPKTENHLIVEGAGGVMVPLNKKELVLDLISKLNLEVILVSRNYLGSINHTLTTVEVLKSRNIPVAGIIFNGTSNPSTEEFISNYTHLKVLPAVLEEEEFMPEVVEKYVQLFRNAL
- the bioB gene encoding biotin synthase BioB, with the protein product MQDALTTTPLRNDWSMDEIRAIYHKPVLELIVEAAQVHKQYQATGEVQVCTLLSVKTGGCPEDCAYCPQAARYHTDVPVHKLLSNEVVFDAAKKAKDAGSTRFCMGAAWREVRDNRDFDRVLEMVEGVNDMGLEVCCTLGMVNEYQAERLKQAGLYAYNHNLDTSEENYSNIITTRTYDDRLQTIENVRQAGISVCSGGIIGLGETDGDRIAMLHVLSNLPQHPESVPVNALVPVEGTPLAEQPRVSVWEMVRMIATARILMPKTMVRLSAGRQEMSTVEQAMCFLAGANSIFSGDKLLTTPNPGFNDDQAMFQLLGLTPRKSFKENSGCGVKVVAPEGALAAE
- a CDS encoding beta-ketoacyl synthase N-terminal-like domain-containing protein; amino-acid sequence: MQQEWIVVRGMGSLSGLGSTEAEVAASYATGKSCFTSLKGNQNLAVSPVSASSEEMLTALLAEKPKYASLDRSVLLAIAAARQAVHQAGWDTNEHSIGINLGSSRGATGLFEQFHADFLNHPEQRLSPMASPSTTLGNLASWVAQDLAVQGPLISHSVTCSTALQAVANGVAWLKAGMAKRFLVGGTEAPLTDFTLAQMRAIGIYSHIAANDQPCRPLNGQQNTFVLGEGAAIFALERMTGAEISLLPTHQRIIVAGVGMGLEQTPSKTGVSKDGQHFQRSMREALQQAQLSPEQIDALVLHAPGTKAGDAAEVAAVSSVFGEHQPSLFTNKNQIGHTLGASGALSLSLALALLQKQSISKRLQLSYASSAPLAPTAVMVNAAGFGGNSASVILRTL
- the lysA gene encoding diaminopimelate decarboxylase; this encodes MLQNHLSEISQHPTPFYLYDLGLLRQTLASAQFEAQKYGYQVHYALKANANAPILAEVLAHGFGADCVSGNEVQRALDAGFTPEHVVFAGVGKSDVEINLALDNNIFCFNCESSQELEVINELAAAKGKVAQVALRINPNVDAYTHKNITTGLEENKFGINAWELDALLPQLAQWTNLKLIGLHFHIGSQITDLRAFENLCTRVNEIQQWFEDKGYTFPHLNVGGGLGVDYKNPDTNTIADFANYFAIFHRLLEKREGQQVHFELGRALVAASGTLVSKVLYMKHGQKTNFVILDAGMTELMRPALYQAYHHIDNLSSTLPAQTYDVVGPICESTDSFSKAIQLPETKRGDLMAIRTAGAYGEVMANQYNLRNRVQAVYVN
- a CDS encoding 8-amino-7-oxononanoate synthase, which translates into the protein MMPERLLRQLEDRAQKGILRQLQKPTTGLVDFCSNDYLGLASSTDLTQLVEAELAVNHLHGATGSRLLSGNSVYAQDLEAALAHFHRAEAALLFNSGYAGNVGFFSSVPQRGDTILYDEASHASMKDGIRLSFAQSFAFRHNDLDDLKAKLKRAHGDVYVAVESLYSMDGDTAPLAELAVFCQEHGLYLVVDEAHSNGIYGLNGEGLVVELGLEEKVFARIMTFGKALGGHGAAVIGPKALQEFLLNFSRAFIYTTALPFASLATIKAAYQLLPSLDQDRETLKKLAKQYQNQLTESGVFGLNSGKGTKNGPIQSWHLADPVALKQFAGTVQEAGFDVRPIFSPTVPVGTERLRIVLHAFNTQEQLQQLCSLLLQHSPSVIL